The following DNA comes from Pirellulales bacterium.
TCGATATTGTTTGCTAGCAACATTTCGGCCGCACGACATTCGGCCTCGGCCAATAGGCCGAGCAACAGCTCCGGCTCGCGCAGATCATCATGATCGTCACGACTCGTCCAGCCCGCAGCTTCGGCCAATGCGCGTTCAGTCGCGGCGGTGAAAGACCATGCCATAGGGGGTCCAGCATTACAAATCAGGGCAGGCCAGGCAAACCCACGGCCTCGTTTCTAATTATCGCTCGCCCTTCGGCCTTGAGCAGGTCTGTACGCCACAAGACAGCAAGGACGGATTCCACGGCCATTGGATGGCCGTAAAGTCAAGCGACACTTTTACTTGCCTTGCTCGAATTCTATTGGCGAGATACAATTCCGCACCGAACATACTCGGCGAGAAAGGAGTCTTTCCCGATGCGCGGCGTGCAGTGGGCTATCTATTTGTGGCCCGGATTACCAGGGCTCTGGTGGCGCGGTGCATGGTCGGGATTGGCATTGGCCGTCTCGTTTGCGTTGTTATTAAATCTAGTGGTGGCGGCGACGTTGGTGTGGGGGGAGTTGTTGGGGCCGCAACGGGCAGGGGCGATCTGGTCGGGGTTTATTGCCGGTTGGCTGGCGCTACTTTTTGTCTCGCGACGTGCGGCGCCGCGGGCCGAGGCCTCGCCAACAGGTCCAAACGACTTGTTTCCCGCAGCTTTGGCGGAATACTTAAGGGGGAACTGGCTGGACGCAGAGTTGCTCGCGCGCCAACTTGTGGCCCAGATACCCACGGACGTTGTGGCAACTTTACTGCTGGCCGCGACCCTGCGACATACGAACCGGTTTGACGAAGCCCGGGAAACCTTAGACGGTTTGACCTTGTGGGATCGGGCAGCAAGCTGGCAGATGGAAATCAACGCCGAGTACCAGCGATTGTCGGAGAAGGAAATTCGGCTCGCCGAGGGCTCCCAGCAGCCCTCGATTGAAGAATGTGCCGTCGAAACGGAGCTTGAAGCGCCGGACGCGGGGGGCAGCGAGCAAACGGAACACAATGTGCTAGAGAGTGAAGAACCGAGGATTTCGCTGCCAGATTGGCGTCGTGCGGCTTGAAGGGCCGCGCGGCTAGGCAGCGAGATAGAAAGACGCAGTGAGACACATAGCAAGTCCCGCGGCCATTCATTTTCGTGAATGGTCGCTGTAGCAGACTGGACTGTCACACGGAGAGAGCGCATGTACGAACGATTTACCGATCGCGCGCGTAAGGTCATGCAACTGGCGAACCAGGAAGCGCAGCGGTTCAACCACGAATACATCGGCACCGAGCATGTCCTGCTGGGCCTTATCAAGGAAGGCAGCGGCGTCGCGGCCAACGTGCTTAAAAACCTCGACGTCGATCTTCGCAAGATCCGCCTCGAGGTCGAGAAGCTCGTCCAAAGTGGACCGGACATGGTCACAATGGGTAAGCTGCCGCAAACACCTCGGGCCAAGAAAGTCATCGAGTATTCGATGGAAGAGGCCCGCAACCTGAATCACAACTACGTCGGCACCGAGCACATCCTGTTGGGCTTGCTCCGCGAGCAAGAAGGCGTCGCGGCCCAGGTGCTGATGAACTTGGGTTTGAAGCTGGAAGAAGTCCGCGAAGAGGTCCTGAACCTGCTTGGCCACGGTATCGAGGGAAGCGAGGGGGGCGAGCGCAGCCCAGCAGGCGGCAGCGGCGGCAGTGGTACGGCCGAGTCGGGCAAAAGCAGCAAGTCGAAGACTCCGGCCCTGGATAGCTTTGGCCGCGATCTGACAGAGTTGGCTCGGCAAGGCAAGCTCGACCCGGTGATCGGACGCGAGAAAGAAATCGAGCGGGCTATCCAGATTCTCAGCCGCCGCACGAAGAACAACCCCGTCCTGTTGGGTGAAGCAGGCGTCGGCAAGACAGCCATCGTCGAGGGCTTCGCTCAGCGCGTGATCGATGGCAACGTGCCCGAACTACTTTGTGATCGCCGGATCGTGGTATTGGACCTGGCCATGATGGTGGCCGGCACCAAGTATCGCGGCCAGTTCGAAGAACGTATCAAGGCGGTCATGAACGAGGTCCGCCGTGCCAAGAACACGATCTTGTTCATCGACGAATTGCACACCCTGGTCGGAGCAGGCGGAGCCGAGGGTGCCATCGACGCCTCGAACGTGCTCAAGCCGGCACTGGCCCGCGGCGAGATCCAGTGCATTGGCGCCACGACCCTGGACGAGTACCGCAAGTACATTGAAAAGGACAGCGCGCTCGATCGACGATTTCAATTGATCATGGTGGAGCCTTCGACCAAGAGCGAAACGGTCGAGATCCTCAAAGGTCTACGAGACCGTTATGAGACACACCATCGCGTGCAAATCACCGACGACGCGCTCGGCGCGGCTGTCGAATTGTCCAGCCGCTACATCACGGCCCGTTGTTTGCCGGATAAGGCCATCGACGTGATCGACGAGGCTGGCGCCCGCGTACGGCTCAAGGCCATGACTCGTCCGCCAGATCTTAAGGAAATCGACGAAGAGGTCGAGCGTCTGAACAAGGAAAAGGAAGAGGCGGTCGCCAATCAGGACTTCGAAAAGGCGGCGGCTCTGCGTGATCAGGCCGACAAGCTGAAGAAGAAAAAGCAATCAATCACCCGCGACTGGCGCGAGAAATCGCGTGAGACCGACGGCGTCGTAGACGAGGAAGTGATTGCCGAAGTCGTCTCGAAGATGACCGGTATTCCCTTGACGCGTATGACGACCGAGGACTCGTTGCGGTTGATGGAGATGGAAAAGGACCTGCACAAGCGGGTTATCAGCCAAGACGAAGCTATCAAGTCGATCTCGAAGGCGGTTCGCCGCAGTCGCAGCGGACTGAAGGATCCGAAGCGGCCGACGGGGTGCTTTATCTTCGCCGGCCCCACCGGCGTCGGTAAGACCTTGCTGGCCAAGGCGCTGGCCGAATTCATGTTCGGCGACGAAGACGCCCTGATCCAGATCGACATGAGCGAGTACATGGAGAAGCACAACGTCAGCCGGCTGATCGGAGCGCCGCCGGGCTATGTTGGCTTTGAGGAAGGTGGCCAGCTCACCGAGAAAATTCGCCGCCGTCCTTATGCGGTGGTCCTCTTGGACGAAATCGAGAAGGCCCACCCCGACGTGTTCAATATGCTGCTGCAGGTGATGGAAGAAGGCCGTCTCACGGACAGCTTCGGGCGGAACGTCGACTTCCGCAATACGATCGTCATCATGACGACCAACGCGGGGGCCGAGGCCATCAAGAACGAGTCGTCCTTCGGCTTCCAATCGCCAGACGACGATTCGACCTACGAAAGCATGAAGAGTCGCGTCAATGAACGGATCGAAAAGGTCTTCCGTCCGGAGTTCCTCAACCGCGTCGACGACGTGATCATTTTCCGTCACCTCGACGTTGCCGACCTCAAGGAGGTTGTGGAACTCGAGCTGAGCAAGGTCCGCGAACGCCTGAGCGAGCGCGGTCTGAAGCTGACTTTGACCGACGAAGCCAAGAGCTTCTTGATCAAGAAGGGATCGAACACGGATTTCGGTGCCCGGCCGCTACGTCGTGCGATCGAGAACTATGTCGAGGATCCGCTCTCTGAAGAACTGCTCAAGGGAGAGTTCCAGGGGAAGGACACGATCACGGTCGAAGTCAAAAAGGTCGGCGACGTCAACCAACTCGTGTTCGAGGGCAAAGTCACCGAGCCGGAAACTGTAGGCGCCGGCGGCGGCACCTCGCCGACGGCGTAACTCGTGACTCATTGGAAAATATATCGCGGCGGGGGACGTTGAGCATCGTCGCGTTGGCGCTGAATTCGATTGACAACTAAACCGCCGCCTCCGTTGCCATTCCGGGCGGAGGCGGCGGTTTTTTATTTCGGGCCGACTGCGGCAAGCCGCAGGCGTACAATTTGAAGCCGTCGGGACAAATATGGGACGAGTCCAGCGAGGTTTCCGACGAAATGCTGGTTCGTCAATTGTCGCAGACGCATTCGCACGATAGATTCGAAAATATCCTCCTGTCGGTCGATGATCCCGAGCGTACCACCTTCGAGCAACTCAGGCAGGCGCTCGATCGCTTCACGGTTGCGGCCGCGAATCACACAAGGGAAGGTTGCAAGATAGTGATCGAAGTCTTCCCGAGGGCCGATGCCCCAAGAACACGAAGCGAAGACGACCCCGCAGCCAAGTGCAGGCGCATGAGGCAATTTCCGGATAGCGAACGCTAGTCAATCGACGCCGCATCGCGGCAAGCGATCCAGTTCGTCAACCGCCCACCTGCGCCTGGCCACGCGGGCCAGCACGCTAGGCCCGTAGTTCGATACGCCTCAGTGGTCCGAAGGTAACCGAATCACAGGCGAGGGCGAAAACTAGCAAACAAGCGTGGTACCGACGGAGCTTCCTAACCCATTCGCAAAATGATTTCCAAGGAAGGGACACATGGGAATTATCAAAATCGCGATCCTAGCGTCGACTATCGCATGTTCGTCCCTCGTTGGTCGCGGCCTCGCCTCCATGCCAGTGCCGGTGACGGTCGAGTTTATAAAAAAAAGAAGTGAAAGCGCGTTCAAGTCGGGTACCGGCAAGTCATTGGTCCATTACTCGTTAATATCAACAGGCGAGATTCGGCATCGCGCGCATAAACTGTCGGACGAAACTATCGGTCGTAAAATAGCCTATTCGGGCTCCGTCCAACGTACACAGTGCATATACCTAAGTATCGACGTGCCCGAGCAGACAACATTCGCCGACCTCACGGCGGCTCTCGAGCGATTGAAGGCCGTCATTGCCAAAAATGTGACCGGAAATTGCAACGCCCTGATTCAGGCTTTTCCTCGCGACTGGGCGCTTGCGCCTAATCCAGATGTCGATAGCGACACTCCTGCGCCCCCGAGGTAGCTGTTCGACGCAGTAGCCTCATTGCCGTCCCGGTATCAGAACCCGCGGTCGATGGCGAGCGCTTCAGTGGCTGTTTTTCTGCTCGATGTCAGATTCGGCCATCTCACCCCCGCGCGGGGCGCGACTATCTGCGGGTCGGCAGGCGAAAGCCGGATGGGATACGCCGGCGTTCGGTTTTGGGACAGCAAAACGCCCTCGCGGATCGGTGTGGGCGGCTGGAACAGAACGCCCCTGGCGAGTAAAAATGAGGCTCTTGCGCCCGCCGCGATAAGCTTCGCACTGCCACGCCTCTTGTGCGATTCGCTCGGCCGGGTCCGTCCACGGTCAGTTCGAGGCACGTCCTAACTACGCACGCGCATAGCGTTTGAACGATGAAGCCCATTCGCAAGCTGTTGGTCGCCAATCGCGGCGAAATCGCCATTCGGGTGTTCCGCGCCGCCCACGAACTCGGCATCCGCACCGTGGCGATCTACTCCCAGGAGGATCGCTTTGCCCTGCATCGGCTGAAAGCCGACGAAGCCTACCCGATCGGCAAGCCTGGCGAGCCGCTACGGTCGTACCTGGATGTCGACGGCATTATCGACATCGCCGTGCGACACGAAGTGGATGCCATTCACCCCGGCTACGGCTTCCTGTCCGAAAACCCGGCCTTGTCGCGCGCTTGCCGCAAAGCTGGCATTATCCTTTGCGGACCGCCGGCCGAGATTCTCGAGCAGCTTGGCGATAAGGTCACGGCCCGCGGCATAGCCGCCCGCGCGGGCGTGCCGGTATTGGCCGGCAGCGATCACCCCGTGGCCGATTCTGCCGAGGCAGCCCGGTTGGCTGAGAAGCTCGGCTACCCCATCATGCTCAAGGCCGCCAAAGGGGGCGGTGGGCGCGGCATGCGCGTCGTAGAAACCGCCGCAGAGTTAGCCGGGTCGCTTGCGCAAGCACAGCGTGAGTCGTTGGGGGCATTTGGAAGTGACGAAGTGTTCCTCGAAAAATTCATCACGCATCCCCGGCATATCGAGGTCCAGCTTCTTGGGGACCAGTACGGAAACCTGGTCCACTTGTTCGAGCGCGATTGTTCACTGCAACGACGGCATCAGAAGGTCGTCGAGCTCGCACCGGCTCTCAAGCTCGATCCCAAGGTCCGCGAGGCCATTTGCCAGGCCGCGCTTGATATCGGCAACGCGGTTAAATATCAGAATGCCGGCACGGTCGAGTTTCTGCTCGATACCAGCACCGACAAGTTCTATTTCATCGAAGTGAATCCCCGCATCCAGGTCGAGCACACCGTGACCGAAGTCGTCACGGGCGTCGACATCGTGCAGTGCCAAATCCTGATCGCCCAGGGCAAGCGTTTGGACGAGCCCGAGATTGATCTGGGCTCCCAGGCCGCGATCACCACGCGCGGCTTTGCCATTCAGTGCCGGGTGACGACCGAAGACCCTGAAAATCGATTTCTGCCCGACTACGGTCGGATCACCGGCTACCGCTCGGCGGGCGGAACAGGTGTTCGCCTGGACGGCGGTACGGCGTTTTCCGGGGCCATCGTGACACCGTTCTACGACTCGCTGTTGGTTAAGGTCACCGCCTGGGCTCGCCATTTCCCCGACGCTGCCCGGCGCATGGAACGCTGCCTGCAAGAGTTCCGCATCCGCGGCGTGAAAACCAACTTGCCGTTCCTGATGAACCTGGTGACCCATCCGCAATTTCTGGCCGGCGGCTACACGACGCGATTCCTGGACGAAACCCCCGAGCTGTTTCAGTTCACGACGCCGCGCGATCGGGCGACAAAGATCTTCAACTACCTGGCAGATGTGATCGTCAACGGCCATACCGCAGTGAAGAAGCGGCCCGAGAACGTCCGACGGGCGTTGGCTCCGCTGCCCTCGATCGATGCCGAGCGCCCCGGCTCGCACGGGGCGCGCGACCGCTTCAAGCAACTCGGTCCCGAGCGATTCAGCCGCTGGATCCTCGAACAGAAGCAGCTGTTACTGACCGATACAACGTTCCGCGACGCCCATCAGTCACTATTGGCCACCCGCCTGCGGACGCACGACATGCTGGCGATCGCACAGGCGTATTCCCGGCTCGTGCCGCAGTTGTTCTCGATCGAGATGTGGGGCGGAGCTACATTCGATACAACCATGCGCTTTCTGGGGGAGTGCCCCTGGCAGCGATTGGCAGACTTGCGCGAGCGGATTCCGAATATCTTGTTCCAGATGCTGTTCCGCGCCTCGAATGCCCTGGGATACGCCAATTATCCGGACAACGTCGTGCAAGCATTCGTCAAGGAGACGGCCGATGCGGGTATGGACATATTCCGCATCTTCGACTCGCTCAATTGGGTCGAAAATATGCGCGTTGCAATGGAGGCCGTTATCGAATCCGGCGCCATCTGCGAGGCCGCGATCTGCTACACCGGCGATATCCTCGATCCCAAGCGGACCAAATACGACCTGAAGTACTACGTGAAAATGGCCAAGGAGCTGGAGAAGCTCGGTGCCCATATGCTGTGCATCAAGGATATGGCCGGCCTGTGCAAGCCCTACGCTGCGCAGTTGCTGGTCCGCACGCTCAAGCAAGAGGTGGGCATCCCGATTCATTTTCACACACATGACACCAGCGGTGTGCAAGCGGGCGCCGTGCTCAAGGCGGCCGAAGTCGGATTGGACATTGCCGACGCGGCCATGGCACCGTTCTCGGGCCTCACGTCGCAGCCCAACTTGAATTCACTGGTGGAATCGCTGCGATTCACCGAGCGCGACACCGGGCTTGGTTTCGAGCCCTTGCAGCAGATCGCCGACTATTGGGCAGCGGCACGCGAATACTACACCCCGTTCGAGACCGGCATGCTGGCCAGCACCGCGGACGTCTATCGCGACGAAATGCCAGGGGGCCAGTACACCAACCTCTTCCAGCAAGCCAAGGCTATCGGCCTGTCACACCGCTGGCGCGATATCTGTCGCGTGTACGCCGAGGTCAATCAGCTTTTTGGCGATATCGTGAAGGTCACTCCCAGCTCGAAGGCTGTGGGGGACATGGCGTTGTTTATGGTCACGGGCGATCTGACGGTGAAGGACGTGCTTGATCCACAACGGGAGTTGGCATTTCCCGAGTCGGTCGTCGACCTGCTGTCGGGCAAGATGGGCCTGCCGCCGGGCGGGTTTCCGCCCGAGGTGCAAAAACGGATCCTGCGCGGCGGCGCGCCACTGACCGAGCGTCCCGGGGCGACCTTGCCGCCAGCCGATTTCGCCGCCGCCGAAGCCGCCGTCGAGAAGATCCTGGGCCAGAAGCCTACTTCGCGCGACGTCATGTCGTATTTTATGTACCCAAAGGTGTTCGCCGAGTACGCCGCACGTCAGGAGCAGTACGGCGATACTAGCGTGCTTCCCACGCCGGTCTTTTTCTACGGGCCCGAGCCGGGCGAGGAGTTCACGTTCGACATCGAACGGGGCAAGACGCTGATCGTCAAGTACTTGACCATGGGCGACCCTCACCCCGATGGACGACGCACCGTCTTTTTTGAACTGAACGGCCAGTCGCGAAACGTCACGGTGCAGGATCGCTCGCTCGATTCCTCGGCCGTACATCATCCCAAGGCCGACGCGAACGACCCCAACCATGTGGGCGCGCCGATGCCAGGCTCGGTGGTCACAGTGGCGGTTCACGTCGGCGACGCCGTGGCCAAAGGCCAGAAGTTGCTGTCGATGGAGGCTATGAAGATGGAGACCACGGTCTACGCCGAACGCGACGGCAAAATTACCGAGTTGCTGGTCCGGCCTGGCGTGCAAGTCGAAACGGGCGACCTGCTCGTGCGCTTTGGCTAACCGGCAGGCGTGCGCCGCTGGTCCTCCCTTGTTCGCGGCAATGGCGCAGTAGGCATGGGGTAATCGCATCAGGCAAGGCGTCATTTCGCGAAAAGGCCCTTGTCCGGCTTTGTCCGCCGTTGGGTGTCCGCCAGGGTGGCCTACTTTTCCGTCGTTTTTTCCTGCAAGTTACAGCGCAGACTGGGTTTGCGCTTGCCGATTTATTCAATTAATGGAATTATTCAACGCTGAAATAAACGACGTGATTGACGTGACCATGACCTTGTACTGCCGCCAAATGTTGTCGGGTCAAGAGAAAGCGATCGCGCGCGGTGTGGGGTATTCGATCCATCACGGCGTTCATTGTACGGCGACCCGCGCGCATCGGCAGGCCGCCAATCAGCCGCCACCAGTGCATGGCCACGCCAAGCCGGTCATGCCAAGAAACGCCAGGATGACGTCGAGATTTAACCCGACGATCGCACCGCCAGGGGTTCGCCATTGTCCTTGGCCGATAGCCCCAAGATCATCGGCACGGCGCGCTGGGCCCATTGATCGGGGGTGGGGTAACTGTTGGCGTCGGCGCCCCAAGCCGTTTGCAGCATGTCGGTATTGATCACACCAGGATTTAGCGGCACGGCGGCCATCCCCTCCGGCAATTCCTGCGCAAGCGCACGTGTCAGCCCTTCGATGGCCCATTTCGTAGCACAGTAGGGAGCCACCTCGGGCGAGGTCGAACGCCCCCAGCCAGAACTGAGGTTCACAATAACGCCTCGCTGTCGCGCAACCATCGCCGGAACGAAATGGCGGATCACGTGAAACACGCCATTGATGTTCACGTCGATCAACTGCTCGAATTCAGCCAGCGGAATTTGCCATAAAGGAGCCGGCGCGTTCATCAGGGCCGCATTATTCACCAACAGGTCGGGCGCGCCGACGGCGGCCACAATGTCAGTGGCCCAACTCTTCACCTGGTCGTCGTGCGCTACATCCATAGCGGTAAAGCGGTGAGGGGCCGGCCAACGTTTGGCAAGCGTCGCCACGGCCGAGGCGCTGCGCGCCGCGCCACAAACCGTGTGGCCGCGCTCGATAAAACCTTCGGCCAGGGCCAAGCCCAGGCCACGGCTGACGCCGGTGAGAACGATGATTTTGCGATCTTGTAGCATTGTCGGTTGAAAATCAGGCCCGCGTGAGAGTTCATTTTCCTCAGGACACCATGCGAATCACGAATTCTTTTTGGACCCGCATTTTTGTTTCGCACTCGCAGCAGGTAATGACAAAGTCGTCAGACACGCGGTGCGCACCCAAATAATTAACCGTCTTGCACCTCGGACAGTCGTAGAATACCACAACCGGCGTGAACGTCAGCAGTCCATCCTTTTCTGCGTAGTCATACATCGCGCCGCAGCGTATGTCAGGGCACGTTACTCGCGGTTTGATTTCCAGCGCTTCAGCATTCCGATTAATTGTTCGTCCACATTCGCATTGGACGGCAACAGACCGACGGATATTTGCAATCACGTTGCTAGTCGTGAACTCCCGCAACGCCGCAATAGTATCGAGAAGGAATAATTTGAGTTTCGGCAAGTCTACATCAACATGCTGCATCGACGCGTGAAGAAATGAACCTAACTTGTGCCAATACTCTTTAATGAGGTGTTTCGTCACGGCCTTTTGATCGCGCGCCAGTAACGACCGCTCCTCGCTGTCAAGAATCGTCAGGCGAACATCTTTTCCTGCATTTGGGTCGCAATCAGTAATGGCATCGATCACCTGCTTAGGTTGCCATCGTTTGAGAATATCTGTCGGGAGTTCGTCGGCGTACACGGGAACCAGTGCATAGAAAGCGCGCTCGATACCCATGCGTAGCTGAAGGCAGGCGTATCGAAGGCTATCTTCGTCACCTCGCTCTAGAAGTGCCGTTGCCCTCTCCACACAAAGAACGGTTTTTTGATACATCCTGCACCTCACCAACCTCGTCGCGAGCAACTAAACGTCACACTGAGTCGACACCCTAACTCGATATTAGTTCGGGTGTCGCAAGGTGCACGCAATCTGTACGCACAACTACGATGGGGGCATCACGTCGGCGCCGGGCGTGACTTGCTT
Coding sequences within:
- a CDS encoding SDR family oxidoreductase — encoded protein: MLQDRKIIVLTGVSRGLGLALAEGFIERGHTVCGAARSASAVATLAKRWPAPHRFTAMDVAHDDQVKSWATDIVAAVGAPDLLVNNAALMNAPAPLWQIPLAEFEQLIDVNINGVFHVIRHFVPAMVARQRGVIVNLSSGWGRSTSPEVAPYCATKWAIEGLTRALAQELPEGMAAVPLNPGVINTDMLQTAWGADANSYPTPDQWAQRAVPMILGLSAKDNGEPLAVRSSG
- a CDS encoding pyruvate carboxylase; amino-acid sequence: MKPIRKLLVANRGEIAIRVFRAAHELGIRTVAIYSQEDRFALHRLKADEAYPIGKPGEPLRSYLDVDGIIDIAVRHEVDAIHPGYGFLSENPALSRACRKAGIILCGPPAEILEQLGDKVTARGIAARAGVPVLAGSDHPVADSAEAARLAEKLGYPIMLKAAKGGGGRGMRVVETAAELAGSLAQAQRESLGAFGSDEVFLEKFITHPRHIEVQLLGDQYGNLVHLFERDCSLQRRHQKVVELAPALKLDPKVREAICQAALDIGNAVKYQNAGTVEFLLDTSTDKFYFIEVNPRIQVEHTVTEVVTGVDIVQCQILIAQGKRLDEPEIDLGSQAAITTRGFAIQCRVTTEDPENRFLPDYGRITGYRSAGGTGVRLDGGTAFSGAIVTPFYDSLLVKVTAWARHFPDAARRMERCLQEFRIRGVKTNLPFLMNLVTHPQFLAGGYTTRFLDETPELFQFTTPRDRATKIFNYLADVIVNGHTAVKKRPENVRRALAPLPSIDAERPGSHGARDRFKQLGPERFSRWILEQKQLLLTDTTFRDAHQSLLATRLRTHDMLAIAQAYSRLVPQLFSIEMWGGATFDTTMRFLGECPWQRLADLRERIPNILFQMLFRASNALGYANYPDNVVQAFVKETADAGMDIFRIFDSLNWVENMRVAMEAVIESGAICEAAICYTGDILDPKRTKYDLKYYVKMAKELEKLGAHMLCIKDMAGLCKPYAAQLLVRTLKQEVGIPIHFHTHDTSGVQAGAVLKAAEVGLDIADAAMAPFSGLTSQPNLNSLVESLRFTERDTGLGFEPLQQIADYWAAAREYYTPFETGMLASTADVYRDEMPGGQYTNLFQQAKAIGLSHRWRDICRVYAEVNQLFGDIVKVTPSSKAVGDMALFMVTGDLTVKDVLDPQRELAFPESVVDLLSGKMGLPPGGFPPEVQKRILRGGAPLTERPGATLPPADFAAAEAAVEKILGQKPTSRDVMSYFMYPKVFAEYAARQEQYGDTSVLPTPVFFYGPEPGEEFTFDIERGKTLIVKYLTMGDPHPDGRRTVFFELNGQSRNVTVQDRSLDSSAVHHPKADANDPNHVGAPMPGSVVTVAVHVGDAVAKGQKLLSMEAMKMETTVYAERDGKITELLVRPGVQVETGDLLVRFG
- a CDS encoding ATP-dependent Clp protease ATP-binding subunit — encoded protein: MYERFTDRARKVMQLANQEAQRFNHEYIGTEHVLLGLIKEGSGVAANVLKNLDVDLRKIRLEVEKLVQSGPDMVTMGKLPQTPRAKKVIEYSMEEARNLNHNYVGTEHILLGLLREQEGVAAQVLMNLGLKLEEVREEVLNLLGHGIEGSEGGERSPAGGSGGSGTAESGKSSKSKTPALDSFGRDLTELARQGKLDPVIGREKEIERAIQILSRRTKNNPVLLGEAGVGKTAIVEGFAQRVIDGNVPELLCDRRIVVLDLAMMVAGTKYRGQFEERIKAVMNEVRRAKNTILFIDELHTLVGAGGAEGAIDASNVLKPALARGEIQCIGATTLDEYRKYIEKDSALDRRFQLIMVEPSTKSETVEILKGLRDRYETHHRVQITDDALGAAVELSSRYITARCLPDKAIDVIDEAGARVRLKAMTRPPDLKEIDEEVERLNKEKEEAVANQDFEKAAALRDQADKLKKKKQSITRDWREKSRETDGVVDEEVIAEVVSKMTGIPLTRMTTEDSLRLMEMEKDLHKRVISQDEAIKSISKAVRRSRSGLKDPKRPTGCFIFAGPTGVGKTLLAKALAEFMFGDEDALIQIDMSEYMEKHNVSRLIGAPPGYVGFEEGGQLTEKIRRRPYAVVLLDEIEKAHPDVFNMLLQVMEEGRLTDSFGRNVDFRNTIVIMTTNAGAEAIKNESSFGFQSPDDDSTYESMKSRVNERIEKVFRPEFLNRVDDVIIFRHLDVADLKEVVELELSKVRERLSERGLKLTLTDEAKSFLIKKGSNTDFGARPLRRAIENYVEDPLSEELLKGEFQGKDTITVEVKKVGDVNQLVFEGKVTEPETVGAGGGTSPTA
- a CDS encoding tetratricopeptide repeat protein, whose translation is MRGVQWAIYLWPGLPGLWWRGAWSGLALAVSFALLLNLVVAATLVWGELLGPQRAGAIWSGFIAGWLALLFVSRRAAPRAEASPTGPNDLFPAALAEYLRGNWLDAELLARQLVAQIPTDVVATLLLAATLRHTNRFDEARETLDGLTLWDRAASWQMEINAEYQRLSEKEIRLAEGSQQPSIEECAVETELEAPDAGGSEQTEHNVLESEEPRISLPDWRRAA